DNA from Vicinamibacterales bacterium:
GTTTGAGGAATCTCGTAGGACTCTTCGACCTCCAGAACGGCTGCCCACTGGTGTTCAAGGACTGCTGAACTCCGCATGAACCACACTTCTCGAAATTCGGTATGGCAAAGCAGATAGTCAATATGCCAGTGCCGAGACCGGATTCGGCCACGATGGCGGCTCACCCTGGCTGCCAAGCCACCTGGGCCTCGAGCACTGCCGACATAGAGATAGTACCCGGGATGAATTTCAATCATTCCAAGTTTGCCGATCCTGAAATGCTTGCGGGCGGATGCCTGGAGGATTAGAACGTAGGTCCCGGGTGACCTTGGTAAGGCCACTTTCGATGCTTGGTCAGGCTTCATGTTGGACGCTCTCTCGATCGTTGAACCTAATAGTAGATCGTGTTGGTCACGAGCTCTACAAGAACAGGAACGCAGTATCGTGAGGGTCATGGTGACTATCGTGGCAAGCGCGAGTTCGAATTTAGGACGTGTCCTCAAGGGGACTCGCACTTACGTGGACGTCGAAAATCCAAGGAAAGGCGTTGATCGCGGCCTGAGTCTACCGGTGGCCCGATAGTCCGGCGAGGTTGCGCTCACCACCCATCGACCCCGATACTGTCGGGGAGTGAGCGAGACCCACTCGCCGAGTCTAGTTTAGACGCAGTTGTAGCCCGGTCAACCAACGACTTCGCGAAAGACGCGAACGTAATTCCCGCCGATAATCTTCTCGATTGTGCCAGTCCGGTAGCCCCGCTGGTCGAGCGCCTGCACCAAGTGCAGCAGGCGCTGCGGGTGACTAAGTTCAGGTACACGCATGTGTCTTATGCGCCAGGCTAACTGCGGGAAATCTGTGCGTCTGCGGTTGAAGGTTGCTTGGTGCCGCTCGACTTCGTCCGGGCGCATGGCGGTCATGTTTACGGCGTCTTGATCCGTGCCAACGCCGACATGGTCTTCCCCGCACAGGTTCAGGACGTGTTCGAGGTGGGCGATGAAATGGTCGATCGAAATGGTCGGGTCCTGCGTGAGCCACCCGCTCTGGTTGTAGACGCAGAAGACGCCGCCTCGGTTTGCCATGGTCCTGATGTTTCGATCGCTCACGTTTCTCGGATGCGGGCACAGGGTGAAACAGCCCGAGTGCGAAAAGATCACCGGCGCGCTTGACGCCAGGATCGCGTCGAGGGCTGACTGCTCGCCGACGTGTGACAGGTCGACGATCACACCGCGCTCGTTGAGTGCGGCAACGACGTCGAAGCCGAACTGGCTCAGTCCGGCATTCGCACGTTCCCAGCAGGAGTCTGCTAGGTAGTTGCGGCGCCCATCGACAAACTGGATCTGCCGGACGCCCATGTCCGCATACGTCCTGAGCTTGTCAAGGTCCCAGCCAAATGGGGCACTCATCTGAAAGCAGTAGATGAAACCAACTTTTCCGGAGCGCTTCACGGCGTCCAGCCCGGCCATGGTAGTGACCTTCACGAATACGTCGCTGTGGTCAACGATGAATCGGTCCCATGTGTTGATCCGGTCTCTGACCGCAGCGAACAGGCTGTCGGCAAGGCTTAGTTCAGCGAAGTTCGCCGTCATATTCATTGCCATCGCCGTGATGCCGGACGTTCGGAGCGCGGCGATCTTCTCGTCGGTCAGGTATTGGACGTAGGTGCGCGGCGGCGCGGCGGCAAAGCACATCGCGTCGATGGCGTAGGTGCGCTGGTAGATCTCATCGGGTGTGTCGGTGGCCGATTGGCCGGTTTGCGCACGGAGGACAGGGCCGGACGCGACCGCGCCCATGCCGACGTTAGCGAGGAATTGACGTCGGTTCATAGAATATCTCCGGGTGGAAGGCAGTGAACTGTTTGCCACAATTGGTCATAGAGTCCCTCCGACGACGATCTTGCTGGGGGGGGGCAATTCTACCGTTGACCGGTGGCGGGTTCAACGCGAGGGTATGCCCCACGCGGGGGCGTGAGGGGAACATCCCCTCGATACACGTCAACACGCTCTATTTCATGAGGTTGAACGTAGGCGAAGCCCGCCAGGGTCTCCAGCGGACGCCGACGGGCACCTCACTGTCCAGAAACGACCGCCTTCACCCAGGCAACGATCCTTGGGTCCGGCAGCAGTCCTGAGGACGCCATGCGGTACTCCAAGCCGGCCAGCCGCTTGTGTATCCCTTGTTCAATACCACCGTACGACAGCACGTGGGGGACGACCAGTGGAACGAGACCTTGCGCTCGTGCCAGCGTAATGCGGTGTCGCAGCTCCGCCGTTGCCTGGGCCTGAACGGACGCGTCGGCGTCATCCCGCACAGTCATGTACTCGACTCTCTGGAAACCACTAGGTTCAATGTGCTGACCCAAGATGGCCATATTGGCGAGCCATTTGACGTTGGCCTCGGAGTCATTCGGTCCATGCGCCACCAGGATGACCGCTTCCTTTTCCGGTGACTGGCTCATGTCCTCAGCACGGTCCCGGAGTATGTCTCCGATGATGGCATGGTGATCGAACGCGGGGACCATTCGGACCGGCAGGTGACCATCAACCGGCTTAGTTCCCAGCGCTGCCTCATGATGATCGGTTGGGTGGGCCGCCATGCCGTGAACCATCCGCGCCAGCATCTGCAGTTCCGGCGGAGCTGTCTCGCGCAGTCCCAGCAAGTATTCGGTTGAGGTGATGACCACGCTGTACGACGAGATGAACAGAGGCACAGCCACCACGCTAGTGACCCCTTGATCGCTGAGCAAATCGATTGCCCTCTGTATCGCCGACCGGTCGGCCATCCCAAAGGCTACTTCCGTCGGGGTTTGGGTTCGCAGCTCCTGGGCTACCACCTCCACGGCTGCATTCCAGTCAGGCTTGCCGCCATGGGCCAACAGTAGGATGCCCTCGCTTGTTCCGGGCGCTTCATTCACCGGGAGCGTGGGCTGCCGCGTCGAGAATTTGTGGGGTGGGCTATACCCTGTGGCCAGCGCGAAGATGGCGAGTATAAGTACAGCGGGTTGTATTCGGCCTCGGATTACGCTAAACACGTTGTTTTTCCTTCTGCCGGCGGAAGAGCCCTATTTGTTGGGTATGATGATGGTGCCGCGGGCATTTTTTAGGTGGCAAATGCGAACTGGGCTATAATGAGATTGAATCTCAATATCATTTGAGGAGTTTACACTTGAGTGGTAGCTCTAGTCAATAGGTCTCGTCCTTGTCCCTACGCCTCCAGGCCCGGTTGTTCAATGCGGGGGATTTCACCTCAAGCGGACCGGAAGATTCTCACCGAATTGGCGCCCCAAGGCGACTCGCACTTATGTGGACGCCGAAAACAGACGGAACAATCAATTATGACAAAGGGTGGCGATGGCGACGGTTCTCTCAGGCCGTTTTGTTTTAACGATATGCTAATTTGATGAAGACACGAATTATGCACAAGCTAACGCGTCGCAAGTGGCTTGAAGCCACCACAGTCGTTGCAGGCAGTCTTCTAGCGCCGTTCGTGTACGGAGAAAATCTGGTGAGGGGACAGCCCACGCCACCCATGCCTGATGTGGATCATTTGATCTGGGGTGTCGCGGACTTGGAAGACGGCATTGCCCACTTGGAGCGGCTGACCGGAGTTCGGGCTGCGGTCGGTGGAAGTCATCCGAATCGCGGAACCCGGAACGGGATCTTGGCACTGGGCACACGACAATATATCGAGGTCTTGGCCCCGGACCCGAAGCAGCCGCACGTGGACACACCGCGCGTGACGTTGCTCAAACAACTCCAGACGCCACGCCTGATGACGTGGTGTGCGCTTGGTGAGAACGTGGATGCACTCGCAAGGCAGGTGCAGGGGGCTGGTGAAACGGTTGACGAAATTCGAGACGGCGCGAGGGAACGGCCAGACGGGGTTATGCTGCGTTGGCGAAATTTATATATCGCAGGTCACCAGGGTGACGTCATTCCCTATGTCATCGAATGGGGCAAGGGAGTGCCGCATCCGAGTGGCGATGCACCGCAAGGCGGCACGCTCCAGTTACTCACATTGCACCATCCTGAGGCCAGTCGGCTGAACGCCTTACTGGAAGCCTTGGGACTGTCCCTGCGGGTCGAGCCGGGGCCGACGGCACAACTCACCGCACAACTGGATACCCCACACGGTTCGGTTGCCCTCGCATAACTGCGCGGCGTCGGCGAGCATGTGGCTCGGTGGATAATGTCTTGGGGTGCTTTCTTTTTGCTAGCACTCGAAATGTACGAAGTCGATTAAGAATACGGCGCCAAGAAAGAACGCCTTTTCATCGACGTTCATGCTCGGGTCGAACTCCAATGAAAAAGTGTCCGCATCGGTGAGAGCTTCTCTGAAAACGCCGCTCCACTTCTTTCTGATCATGCCTCCGGGTTGCCCATGCTTACGAATTTCGAACGTCCACGGGCGCAGTAACCGTCCAAGCAGCGAGTAGCTCTTGTCACCAGACGGCGTTGTAGCGGAATAGATGCGGTGCAGCAGTGAGAACTCTCGCCGCAGCGACCCAAGCAGGCGACCACTCGTATCCGTTACCGATACCTCGTGAAAGTACCAGCGGAAAGGCCGCTCGACGCGCAATACACTGCTTGCGACGTCGGTGTCGGAGGGGTCGGACAGCTCTACCGTGAACGGTCGATTCGCTTTTAGGAACTGCCGTCCTATCCACGAGTTGCCGGTCTCGACCGCCGTGTACAGCTTGTTACCTGCTGGGTCGCGCACGGCATAACGGTTCCTACGCTCGAATCCCGTAAGGGCCTCACCAAGCTCCTTCTCTTGGATAATCACGACCTCGGATACGACCCCGAGTTTGTCCACTGGCGTCCCTTTCTTCGTGACGATGTCGATGTCAATGTAGACGCCGATCCTATCGGTGATTGATGGCGGGTTCAACGCGGGGTGGCAGCTTCCAACTAACTTTGGGTCCCCAAGGGGACTCGCACTTATGTGGACTCGAAAAAATCAAGGAACGATAGAGATCGCGGCCTTAGGTTACCGCTGGCTGGTGGAGGGTTCAACGTGGGGACTTACGGCTCACGCGGCTCCGCGGCTTCCCGCTCGTGGGTCTGGTATTGGGCTTCGGCGATCCGGTCCGGCGTCAGCGGTTTCCCTACGGCGGGGGAAGGCATGAGGGCTAGAAACGAGCGCCGGCCGGGCATCCCCCGACCGCAGTCTCCACCCGTTGACGAGGATTCCCACGACCAGGGCATGGGTGACGAGGCCCATTACGACCATGGCATGATACGGGTATCCCACCACTCCGCCACAGCACATCACGAGCAGCCGCAGGTCGCGGCGCTTCAACCTATTGAGCACGTTGTTCGGGTAAGGAACGCCGTGCGTGAGGGCGAACTCCTTCGTCGAGTAGCTCGCCAACAGAAACCCTGTGCTCGCCGCCAGCCCACCAAGCCAGGGAAGAGCGCCCGGGTGTCCGGCTCCATACCCCAACGTGATGGCCATGACCACGGCCGTGTCCGCATACCGGTCGAGCATCGTGTCGAGCCAAGCGCCGTGCGATGTTGCTAGGTGTCGGAGGCGGGCCACTTCGCCATCGCACCCGTCGACCACGGACGAGAGTTGCACCAGACACGCCGCAACGATGCTGGCCCAAAGCTGATCGACGGTAAAGAACGCCGCTCCCACCAGTGCGATGAAGAAACTACCTAGCGTAATCTGGGTGGGAGTGATGGGTGTACGTACCAGGAGAGCCGAGAGTGGGATCGATAAACGGCGGTTGACATGGGTCGAGATAAAGCCATCGGCGCCGTTCTTGCCCAAGGACCCGAGGAGGCGACGTTTTGCCTCTCGGATGCTGTCCGGCGTATCGACATCCAGCCATAGCTGACCGCTTACGTCCACCGCGCGCGCTTTGCCGATTTCGGCGAGTTTCTCGATCCCGTGGCTGAGCGTGTACTGGCCCTGCGCGGCCGCGTCGGCGAGGGCGTCGAAGAGTGCTGGAGTTGCGAGGAAGACGCCGGTATCGACGGCATTCCACACGTCGAGATGTTTGCCAATGCACTCGATTGTGCCGTGTTTGAACTGGACTTTGGTGGCATCATCCGGATCGAACACGCGTGTAGTATTTTGATCGACGGCCAGGCACACCTCGCGATCGCAGAGTGCGGTATGCAACACCTGTTGGATGAGCGCGGTCGAGACTAGGTGGTCAGCCATGACCAGCAGAAAGCGGTCGTCCAAGATGGAATCCTTGGCCGCGAGGGCGCTTATGCCGTTGCCGAGGTGCCAGTCGGCCGCCACGACGAATTCGACGTCGCACCCTCGTCGCATTGACACCTCTGCGAAGTGGGCTCGTACGGCTTCCGCCTGAGAACCGAGCACGACAATGAACCGGCTCACGCCGGCTGCCATGCAAGCCAGGATGGTCCGCTCGCCAAGCGAGAGTCCCAGAACTTTGTGCGTGGGCTTAGGGCCCTTCTCGGGCATAGCCAATCGTCGACCTTCTCCCGCTGCGAGAATGACGCAGCACGGCACGTTAGTTTTAGAACCGCGATTATTCGACCAGTGCATCTACGACCTCTTGGGCCAACTCCGCCGTGGCGGCCGCGATCAGATTCGTTTTGGAGATCAGCGAGTCGACCTGGTGAAGGGGTTGCCCGTCAGTGGTTACGACACATCCTCCCGATTCTTCGAGAATGAGGGCCGCTGCCAGAAAATTCTCCGGGGTTAGTCGACCACGGAGATCCACATGCACGTCGAGCGCGCCGGTAGCCACCATCGTCATGGCCTGCGAGGCGCAGCCATAGGCGCGCACGCCCCGTGCGCGCTGCAGGAGTCTACCGACCGATGGCGGTGGATCAAAATGATTGAGCTCACACGACAGAAAGGCGGTAGACAGCGTCTGCACTCCGGAGGTGCAGATTCGCCGGGACCCATGGTACCCGCCGTTACCGCGGCTGGCCGTAAGCGGGAGGCGTTCACGTAGGTCGCCGACCATGGCCCAGCAGACGCGGGCGGGCGTGATCGGACTGTCCGTGGGCAGGACGGCGACGCTCACCGCAGAGAGCGGTAGTCCACGCCCCCAGTTGTCGGACCCATCCACTGGGTCGACGACAAAGCGATAGAGGGGACGCCCGTCCCCAAATCGGACCTCGCCAGATTCCTCGGACCAAAGAATTCCGCTACCGACATGCGTCTCCAGAACGCGCAGGATGATGGCATCAGCGGCGACGTCATAGGGCTGCTGGGCATCCCCCTTAGCGTTCTTTCGTAGCGGAAGATGGGTCCGGATGGTCTCGGTACCCAGATGGTCGTGGACGCTCTCGTGAATGTGACGCAACATGCGTGGAACGTCATCAACCCGTGCATCCATCTCCCGCGGTTCCACGAGGTTAGACATGGGTCCTTATTTTCCTTCTTCGCTCTGCGAACAGGGATCTCTTCCCTGTTGGGG
Protein-coding regions in this window:
- a CDS encoding inositol monophosphatase family protein, encoding MSNLVEPREMDARVDDVPRMLRHIHESVHDHLGTETIRTHLPLRKNAKGDAQQPYDVAADAIILRVLETHVGSGILWSEESGEVRFGDGRPLYRFVVDPVDGSDNWGRGLPLSAVSVAVLPTDSPITPARVCWAMVGDLRERLPLTASRGNGGYHGSRRICTSGVQTLSTAFLSCELNHFDPPPSVGRLLQRARGVRAYGCASQAMTMVATGALDVHVDLRGRLTPENFLAAALILEESGGCVVTTDGQPLHQVDSLISKTNLIAAATAELAQEVVDALVE
- a CDS encoding GIY-YIG nuclease family protein, yielding MKPDQASKVALPRSPGTYVLILQASARKHFRIGKLGMIEIHPGYYLYVGSARGPGGLAARVSRHRGRIRSRHWHIDYLLCHTEFREVWFMRSSAVLEHQWAAVLEVEESYEIPQTGFGSSDCNCSSHLFSTSRPPRLSTFRESVQAWSGGSPERL
- a CDS encoding CbiX/SirB N-terminal domain-containing protein; this translates as MFSVIRGRIQPAVLILAIFALATGYSPPHKFSTRQPTLPVNEAPGTSEGILLLAHGGKPDWNAAVEVVAQELRTQTPTEVAFGMADRSAIQRAIDLLSDQGVTSVVAVPLFISSYSVVITSTEYLLGLRETAPPELQMLARMVHGMAAHPTDHHEAALGTKPVDGHLPVRMVPAFDHHAIIGDILRDRAEDMSQSPEKEAVILVAHGPNDSEANVKWLANMAILGQHIEPSGFQRVEYMTVRDDADASVQAQATAELRHRITLARAQGLVPLVVPHVLSYGGIEQGIHKRLAGLEYRMASSGLLPDPRIVAWVKAVVSGQ
- a CDS encoding VOC family protein produces the protein MKTRIMHKLTRRKWLEATTVVAGSLLAPFVYGENLVRGQPTPPMPDVDHLIWGVADLEDGIAHLERLTGVRAAVGGSHPNRGTRNGILALGTRQYIEVLAPDPKQPHVDTPRVTLLKQLQTPRLMTWCALGENVDALARQVQGAGETVDEIRDGARERPDGVMLRWRNLYIAGHQGDVIPYVIEWGKGVPHPSGDAPQGGTLQLLTLHHPEASRLNALLEALGLSLRVEPGPTAQLTAQLDTPHGSVALA
- a CDS encoding NTP transferase domain-containing protein, translated to MHWSNNRGSKTNVPCCVILAAGEGRRLAMPEKGPKPTHKVLGLSLGERTILACMAAGVSRFIVVLGSQAEAVRAHFAEVSMRRGCDVEFVVAADWHLGNGISALAAKDSILDDRFLLVMADHLVSTALIQQVLHTALCDREVCLAVDQNTTRVFDPDDATKVQFKHGTIECIGKHLDVWNAVDTGVFLATPALFDALADAAAQGQYTLSHGIEKLAEIGKARAVDVSGQLWLDVDTPDSIREAKRRLLGSLGKNGADGFISTHVNRRLSIPLSALLVRTPITPTQITLGSFFIALVGAAFFTVDQLWASIVAACLVQLSSVVDGCDGEVARLRHLATSHGAWLDTMLDRYADTAVVMAITLGYGAGHPGALPWLGGLAASTGFLLASYSTKEFALTHGVPYPNNVLNRLKRRDLRLLVMCCGGVVGYPYHAMVVMGLVTHALVVGILVNGWRLRSGDARPALVSSPHAFPRRRETADAGPDRRSPIPDPRAGSRGAA
- a CDS encoding membrane dipeptidase; protein product: MNRRQFLANVGMGAVASGPVLRAQTGQSATDTPDEIYQRTYAIDAMCFAAAPPRTYVQYLTDEKIAALRTSGITAMAMNMTANFAELSLADSLFAAVRDRINTWDRFIVDHSDVFVKVTTMAGLDAVKRSGKVGFIYCFQMSAPFGWDLDKLRTYADMGVRQIQFVDGRRNYLADSCWERANAGLSQFGFDVVAALNERGVIVDLSHVGEQSALDAILASSAPVIFSHSGCFTLCPHPRNVSDRNIRTMANRGGVFCVYNQSGWLTQDPTISIDHFIAHLEHVLNLCGEDHVGVGTDQDAVNMTAMRPDEVERHQATFNRRRTDFPQLAWRIRHMRVPELSHPQRLLHLVQALDQRGYRTGTIEKIIGGNYVRVFREVVG
- a CDS encoding phospholipid scramblase-related protein, whose product is MNPPSITDRIGVYIDIDIVTKKGTPVDKLGVVSEVVIIQEKELGEALTGFERRNRYAVRDPAGNKLYTAVETGNSWIGRQFLKANRPFTVELSDPSDTDVASSVLRVERPFRWYFHEVSVTDTSGRLLGSLRREFSLLHRIYSATTPSGDKSYSLLGRLLRPWTFEIRKHGQPGGMIRKKWSGVFREALTDADTFSLEFDPSMNVDEKAFFLGAVFLIDFVHFEC